A portion of the Enterobacter sp. SA187 genome contains these proteins:
- a CDS encoding DeoR/GlpR family DNA-binding transcription regulator — MKQTKRQIYILETIKVNGEVNTQDLARKLNVSTMTINRDFKALASTGAIQLIYGGAITCERNASEYPMSLKEEANPDAKKCIAGWCKQLVKPGSSVFIETGTTTLAVAKEIFRTENCTFYTNSLLAMNALSKYESIDLHVIPGKYRSLSQGFLGLQAVDYIKQFNFDIVFIGTEGIDLNSGITLPNEEDAYTKKAIMRQAQQVIVVADQTKFGLTHLHKASDLNDVDLIVTDLDENAPLFRAISNITRIISAPGLSNFPV; from the coding sequence ATGAAACAAACCAAACGGCAAATCTATATTCTTGAAACCATTAAGGTTAATGGTGAGGTGAACACGCAGGATTTAGCCCGCAAGCTGAATGTTTCGACGATGACTATCAATCGGGATTTTAAAGCGCTGGCGAGTACCGGTGCAATACAGTTGATTTACGGTGGTGCTATCACCTGTGAAAGGAACGCCTCTGAGTACCCGATGTCCCTCAAAGAAGAAGCAAATCCCGACGCTAAAAAATGCATTGCTGGCTGGTGTAAGCAACTGGTGAAGCCGGGAAGCTCAGTATTTATCGAAACGGGAACCACGACCCTCGCCGTGGCAAAGGAAATTTTCCGTACCGAAAACTGTACTTTTTATACCAACTCGCTGCTTGCAATGAATGCGCTTTCTAAATACGAATCGATAGACCTCCATGTTATACCGGGGAAATATCGCAGTTTATCTCAGGGGTTTTTAGGCTTACAGGCTGTTGATTATATTAAGCAATTTAATTTTGATATTGTATTTATTGGCACCGAGGGCATCGATCTGAATTCAGGGATCACCCTGCCAAATGAAGAAGATGCTTATACAAAAAAAGCGATAATGCGTCAGGCACAGCAGGTTATCGTCGTTGCTGACCAGACAAAGTTTGGTTTAACGCATTTGCATAAAGCCTCTGATTTGAATGACGTTGATTTGATTGTTACCGATCTCGATGAAAATGCGCCGCTCTTTCGCGCCATCTCCAACATTACCCGGATTATTTCGGCCCCTGGTTTGAGTAACTTCCCGGTTTAG
- the ugpQ gene encoding glycerophosphodiester phosphodiesterase, translating into MSNWPYPHIVAHRGGGKLAPENTLAAIDTGARFGHTMIEFDVKLSQDGQIFLLHDDNLERTSNGWGVAGRLPWSDLLQVDAGSWFSRDFTGEPLPLLSQVAQRCREHGMMANIEIKPTTGTGPLTGKTVALAARELWADMTPPLLSSFDIDALEAAQEAVPELPRGLLLDEWRDDWRALTTQLGCVSIHLNHRLLDEARIAALKDAGLRILVYTVNKPGRAAELLRAGVDSICTDSIDIIGPNFQP; encoded by the coding sequence ATGAGCAACTGGCCCTATCCCCACATTGTCGCGCATCGCGGCGGCGGCAAACTGGCCCCGGAAAATACCCTGGCCGCCATTGATACCGGCGCGCGCTTCGGCCACACCATGATTGAATTTGACGTGAAATTGTCGCAGGACGGGCAGATCTTCCTGCTGCATGACGACAATCTTGAGCGCACCAGCAACGGCTGGGGCGTGGCGGGCAGGCTGCCGTGGAGCGATCTGTTACAGGTAGACGCGGGAAGCTGGTTCAGCCGCGATTTTACAGGCGAACCCCTGCCGTTGCTGTCGCAGGTGGCGCAGCGCTGCCGCGAGCACGGCATGATGGCGAACATTGAGATCAAACCGACCACCGGCACCGGCCCGCTGACCGGCAAAACCGTGGCGCTGGCGGCACGTGAACTCTGGGCGGACATGACGCCGCCGCTGTTATCATCATTTGATATTGATGCGCTGGAAGCGGCGCAAGAGGCCGTGCCTGAGCTGCCGCGCGGGTTGCTGCTGGATGAGTGGCGGGATGACTGGCGGGCGCTGACGACACAGCTTGGTTGCGTCTCCATCCATCTGAATCATCGCCTGCTGGATGAAGCCCGCATTGCCGCGCTGAAAGACGCCGGGCTGCGTATCCTGGTTTACACCGTCAACAAACCCGGGCGCGCCGCTGAACTGCTGCGCGCCGGGGTGGATTCAATCTGTACCGACAGCATCGACATTATCGGCCCGAACTTTCAGCCTTAA
- a CDS encoding M24 family metallopeptidase yields the protein MKKYDIRLKKIRPPEKDCAGTPVALTDETIQHRKNKILTMMKQRGLEQLVIYGDVEHCGNFEYLTGFFTRFEEALMVINVDGEITLVLGNENLNKVSKARVKARAVHLSHFSLPNQPNRNDKSIKELLIEAGIRENARTGLVGWKMFTDGSAIDKKIYDLPSFIVDTIRNIVGNEACLTNEIDLFIGENGVRTVNNANEIAHYEYGAALASDCILDAMNALAPGVTEQELGDRLVRSGQHTNIVTIAASGPRFIKGNLFPGENTVKYGDTISLTVGYRGGASSRAGYAVNGSNLLSTGAENYLDAIARPYFAAYVHWLEAITVGMRGGELFDRIDAILPREKYHWSLCPGHLTAEEEWMSSPIYEGSQQTLQSGMILQIDIIPSIPNLGGVSAESTVLLADKQLQREIEFQYPQLWQRMQRRRHYLIETLGINLSADILPMCSTVAYLRPWLLDHDTAFVCHFLQKGVDKCE from the coding sequence ATGAAAAAATATGACATAAGGCTTAAAAAAATCCGGCCACCCGAGAAAGATTGCGCAGGCACGCCTGTGGCACTCACGGATGAAACCATCCAGCACAGAAAAAACAAAATACTGACCATGATGAAGCAACGTGGCCTTGAGCAGTTGGTGATCTATGGTGACGTGGAACATTGCGGGAATTTCGAGTACCTCACCGGTTTTTTTACCCGCTTTGAAGAGGCGCTGATGGTTATTAACGTCGATGGTGAAATAACCCTGGTGCTCGGCAATGAAAATCTCAACAAAGTCAGTAAGGCGCGCGTCAAGGCCAGGGCAGTGCATTTATCTCATTTTTCACTGCCTAATCAACCCAACAGAAACGATAAATCGATTAAAGAATTACTTATTGAAGCCGGTATTCGTGAGAATGCGCGCACCGGTTTAGTTGGCTGGAAGATGTTTACCGATGGTTCAGCGATCGATAAAAAGATTTATGATTTGCCTTCTTTTATCGTCGATACCATTCGCAACATCGTCGGCAATGAAGCCTGTTTGACCAATGAAATCGATTTATTTATCGGCGAAAACGGTGTCAGAACGGTAAACAATGCTAACGAAATCGCGCACTATGAATATGGTGCGGCGTTAGCCTCCGATTGTATTCTGGATGCGATGAACGCGCTGGCTCCTGGCGTTACCGAGCAGGAATTAGGCGATCGTCTGGTGCGTTCAGGTCAGCATACAAACATTGTCACCATCGCTGCCAGCGGGCCGCGCTTTATAAAAGGTAACCTGTTTCCTGGCGAGAACACGGTGAAATATGGCGATACGATTTCATTGACCGTAGGCTATCGCGGCGGCGCTTCCAGTCGCGCCGGATATGCCGTAAACGGTTCTAATCTCTTATCAACCGGGGCGGAAAATTATCTGGACGCGATCGCCCGACCCTATTTTGCGGCCTATGTTCACTGGCTGGAAGCGATCACCGTAGGTATGCGCGGCGGGGAACTGTTTGATCGTATCGACGCGATATTACCACGGGAAAAATATCACTGGTCGCTTTGTCCGGGGCACCTGACCGCTGAAGAAGAGTGGATGTCTTCTCCCATTTACGAAGGCTCTCAGCAAACATTGCAGAGCGGAATGATCCTGCAAATTGACATCATTCCTTCCATCCCCAATCTTGGCGGCGTTTCTGCGGAAAGCACCGTACTGCTGGCAGACAAACAGTTGCAACGGGAAATTGAGTTTCAGTACCCACAGCTATGGCAGCGGATGCAACGGCGCAGGCATTATCTTATCGAAACACTGGGCATCAACCTGTCCGCGGACATCTTACCGATGTGCAGTACAGTTGCTTATTTGCGCCCCTGGTTGCTGGACCATGACACCGCCTTTGTCTGCCATTTTTTGCAAAAAGGGGTAGACAAGTGCGAATGA
- the yhhY gene encoding N-acetyltransferase: MSDIVIRHVQPDDAEALRQLNAQPEVYHDTLQIPHPSMEMWQERLKPQPGRRHLVACIDGIVTGHLALSVEQNPRRSHVATFGISVSPDFRNRGVGSALLREMVNLCDNWLRIERIELTVFVDNAPALALYRKYGFETEGTGKKYALRNGEYIDALFMARMK; the protein is encoded by the coding sequence ATGAGCGATATTGTGATCCGCCACGTACAACCGGACGACGCCGAAGCATTACGCCAGTTGAATGCCCAGCCGGAGGTGTATCACGACACGCTACAAATTCCGCATCCTTCTATGGAAATGTGGCAGGAGCGACTAAAACCACAGCCGGGTCGTCGCCATCTGGTGGCCTGTATTGACGGTATTGTTACAGGCCATCTGGCGCTGAGCGTCGAGCAGAACCCGCGCCGCAGTCACGTGGCGACCTTTGGCATCAGCGTATCGCCCGATTTCCGCAACCGCGGCGTCGGCAGCGCGTTACTGCGTGAGATGGTCAACCTGTGCGACAACTGGCTGCGTATTGAACGTATCGAATTGACGGTCTTTGTCGATAATGCGCCTGCGCTGGCGCTGTATCGTAAATACGGATTTGAAACCGAAGGCACCGGCAAAAAATATGCGCTGCGTAACGGCGAATATATCGATGCGCTGTTTATGGCGCGGATGAAATAG
- a CDS encoding M81 family metallopeptidase: protein MKVLVGHFMTESNANIPLKNKISDFLLSFGDECIERMHVGTVFAEAGIELIPAVYADAGSSGVITKEAFDYIEHCFLDATRNHLHEIDGIYLMLHGASQVEGLGSGDHHILKKIREIVGDYMPVAVVCDPHGNLCADYVNATTLIRSYRESPHTDSLDTAKQVASMLCNLLRERQNIHSVYRKLPLILGGEQSVSSDEPVKSINHYMNELENDPRIMSVSWHPGYIRHDTDVAGCGIVVVPATAEDQSYAEEIADQLADYVWNKRHEFHYTGLTAQPDEALKMALAFKDKPVFITDSGDNTTSGATGWNTYILRQFLEVGDLTKKVLFANICDPQTYQQLSQLGIGEEAHINLGVDYDEMSKSVGLDVTVKARGELRGYMLHPHEACYGYSVTVSVKGRPVDIVVASTRQTMAEQHQFTGAGLDWDEYDIIVVKQGYIFPELKEKGKLCVMSLTPGATPQNTRAIPFKRIMRPMFPIDDI from the coding sequence ATGAAAGTACTCGTTGGCCATTTCATGACGGAGTCAAATGCAAATATTCCGCTTAAGAATAAAATCAGCGATTTTCTTTTATCATTCGGCGATGAATGTATTGAAAGAATGCATGTGGGAACTGTTTTCGCTGAAGCAGGTATTGAATTAATTCCGGCGGTCTATGCTGATGCAGGCTCGTCGGGCGTCATAACCAAAGAGGCATTCGACTACATTGAACATTGTTTCCTGGACGCGACGCGCAACCACTTGCATGAAATTGACGGCATTTATCTGATGTTGCATGGTGCCAGCCAGGTTGAAGGCCTTGGCTCAGGCGATCATCATATCCTGAAGAAAATCCGTGAAATTGTTGGCGATTATATGCCTGTTGCCGTGGTATGCGATCCTCATGGTAATTTATGTGCGGATTATGTGAATGCCACCACCCTGATCCGCAGCTACAGAGAGTCACCCCATACAGATAGCCTTGATACCGCTAAACAGGTGGCGTCAATGCTCTGTAACCTCCTCAGAGAGCGTCAGAATATTCACTCTGTCTATCGTAAACTGCCTCTAATTCTGGGCGGCGAACAAAGCGTCTCATCCGACGAACCTGTCAAAAGTATCAATCACTATATGAATGAATTGGAAAATGATCCACGGATCATGAGCGTCAGCTGGCATCCAGGCTATATACGCCATGATACGGATGTCGCCGGGTGTGGGATCGTTGTGGTACCCGCTACGGCAGAGGATCAATCTTATGCTGAAGAGATAGCCGATCAACTGGCAGATTATGTGTGGAATAAACGGCATGAATTTCATTATACCGGATTAACCGCGCAGCCTGATGAAGCTTTAAAAATGGCACTGGCGTTTAAAGATAAACCGGTATTTATTACGGATTCCGGGGATAACACGACATCCGGTGCTACCGGATGGAATACTTATATTCTGCGCCAGTTTTTAGAGGTCGGCGATCTGACTAAAAAAGTATTGTTTGCCAACATTTGCGATCCGCAAACTTATCAGCAACTTAGTCAGCTGGGAATAGGTGAAGAAGCGCATATTAACCTTGGCGTCGATTATGATGAGATGTCCAAAAGCGTTGGTCTTGACGTTACGGTTAAGGCCCGTGGCGAGCTACGCGGTTATATGCTTCATCCTCATGAGGCCTGCTATGGATACAGTGTTACCGTCTCAGTAAAAGGAAGACCTGTTGATATTGTGGTAGCCAGCACCCGGCAAACGATGGCAGAGCAACATCAGTTTACTGGCGCAGGGCTTGACTGGGATGAATATGACATCATTGTCGTTAAGCAAGGCTATATTTTTCCCGAGCTTAAAGAAAAAGGGAAATTATGTGTGATGTCCCTTACCCCCGGCGCGACGCCTCAGAATACACGCGCCATCCCTTTCAAAAGAATTATGCGCCCCATGTTTCCGATCGATGATATTTGA
- a CDS encoding sn-glycerol-3-phosphate import ATP-binding protein UgpC — translation MAGLKLQAVTKSWDNGKTQIIQPLTLDVSDGEFIVMVGPSGCGKSTLLRMVAGLERVSSGDVWIDRQRVTELEPVDRGIAMVFQNYALYPHMSVEENMAWGLKIRGMGKAHIAERVKDAARILELDGLLKRRPRELSGGQRQRVAMGRAIVRDPAVFLFDEPLSNLDAKLRVQMRLELQQLHRRLKTTSLYVTHDQVEAMTLAQRVMVMNKGVAEQIGTPVEVYEKPASRFVASFIGSPAMNLLEGRISTSGTHFDLDSGMSLPINWVYRGYTGRKMTLGIRPEHITLSSQSAGGIPLVMDTLEMLGADNLAHGRWGEQKMVVRLPHHERPAPGSTLWLHFAENHLHLFDGDTGQRV, via the coding sequence ATGGCAGGTCTGAAATTACAGGCAGTAACCAAAAGCTGGGATAACGGCAAAACGCAGATTATTCAGCCGCTGACGCTGGACGTGTCGGACGGTGAATTTATTGTCATGGTCGGGCCGTCCGGCTGTGGTAAATCCACGCTGCTGCGTATGGTGGCGGGTCTGGAGCGGGTGTCCAGCGGCGACGTGTGGATCGATCGCCAGCGCGTGACCGAGCTGGAGCCTGTCGATCGCGGTATTGCCATGGTGTTCCAGAACTACGCGCTTTATCCGCACATGAGCGTGGAAGAAAACATGGCCTGGGGCCTGAAAATTCGCGGCATGGGCAAAGCGCACATCGCCGAGCGGGTAAAGGACGCCGCGCGTATTCTGGAGCTGGACGGCCTGCTCAAACGCCGTCCGCGCGAACTGTCCGGCGGGCAGCGTCAGCGTGTGGCGATGGGCCGCGCCATTGTGCGCGATCCGGCGGTCTTCCTGTTTGATGAACCGCTCTCCAACCTCGATGCCAAACTGCGCGTGCAGATGCGCCTTGAGCTGCAACAGCTGCACCGTCGCCTGAAAACCACCTCACTGTACGTCACCCACGATCAGGTGGAAGCCATGACGCTGGCCCAGCGCGTGATGGTGATGAACAAAGGCGTGGCGGAGCAAATCGGCACGCCGGTAGAAGTGTACGAGAAGCCCGCCAGCCGCTTTGTGGCGAGCTTTATCGGCAGCCCGGCGATGAACCTGCTGGAAGGGCGCATCAGCACCAGCGGCACCCATTTTGATCTCGACAGCGGCATGTCGCTGCCGATTAACTGGGTTTACCGTGGCTATACCGGTCGCAAAATGACGCTGGGTATCCGCCCGGAACATATTACGCTAAGCTCACAATCCGCAGGCGGGATCCCGCTGGTGATGGACACGCTGGAAATGCTCGGCGCTGACAACCTGGCCCACGGGCGCTGGGGCGAACAGAAAATGGTGGTCCGTCTGCCGCATCATGAACGTCCTGCACCTGGCAGCACGCTGTGGCTGCATTTCGCGGAAAACCATCTGCACCTTTTCGACGGTGACACAGGACAACGAGTATGA
- a CDS encoding PTS transporter subunit EIIC: MGKYTEMSRLAIGHLGGNENISHVTHCATRLRIDVIKRSHVNSDAIKNLPDCAGVIIKDKQIQIIIGPNVNDAWHDFVAVSGWKESAGERGSNDVEEDGPRNAAWYLNKFGNFVSPIFMPVVPAMIVGGMILAIRNLLMNYFGMDINSGTANVLLAIFQAGFTFLPVYIGYTLASQLKMQPIMGAFLGAVLLTERINDVAGLNFLGIPIPQIDYGSAILPIILGVFFMYYVDKVLKKIIPEAVIYFVKPLLTMFIVVPVQLIILGPLGTYLSGAIGDFCIWLGDAVGFLSQPILAAVYPYMVMLGIDKAISPISVHLIATVGFNSVTGTMGFISNICIGATALGVASSIKNNKAQKGMIASFAVTALCGVTEPAFYGSLLMRPKVLIGTAVGAVSGGVIAGLMGLRSFVEGGCPGLLTFLFFVDKSGSLHYVIIAAIVAVVAILVSFFATRIILSLDNKNLLSHRTVSE, from the coding sequence ATGGGGAAATATACGGAAATGTCCAGACTTGCCATAGGGCATCTTGGTGGAAATGAAAATATTAGTCATGTAACCCATTGTGCGACCAGACTTCGCATAGATGTTATAAAAAGAAGTCATGTAAATTCTGACGCAATAAAAAACCTACCGGATTGCGCAGGCGTCATCATTAAAGATAAGCAAATCCAGATTATCATCGGGCCAAATGTGAATGATGCCTGGCATGATTTTGTTGCGGTTTCTGGGTGGAAGGAGAGTGCAGGCGAGCGGGGCAGTAATGACGTAGAGGAAGATGGCCCACGTAATGCCGCCTGGTATCTGAATAAGTTCGGAAACTTTGTTTCGCCCATTTTCATGCCTGTGGTACCAGCAATGATTGTCGGCGGTATGATCCTTGCGATACGTAATCTGCTAATGAACTATTTTGGTATGGATATCAATAGCGGAACGGCAAACGTATTACTGGCGATATTTCAGGCTGGCTTTACCTTTCTGCCAGTTTATATTGGTTATACTCTCGCATCGCAACTGAAAATGCAGCCTATTATGGGCGCATTTTTAGGGGCGGTATTGCTGACGGAAAGGATAAATGATGTTGCTGGCCTGAATTTTCTTGGGATACCGATCCCGCAGATTGATTACGGTTCAGCCATTTTGCCGATTATTCTCGGTGTTTTCTTCATGTACTATGTTGATAAAGTGCTGAAGAAAATCATTCCCGAAGCCGTTATCTACTTTGTAAAACCCCTGCTGACAATGTTTATCGTAGTACCAGTACAGCTAATCATACTGGGGCCTCTGGGGACTTACTTAAGCGGTGCGATAGGTGATTTCTGTATCTGGTTAGGCGATGCCGTGGGTTTCCTTTCGCAACCTATTCTGGCTGCGGTTTATCCGTATATGGTGATGCTCGGCATCGATAAAGCTATCTCTCCCATTTCTGTTCACCTAATCGCAACCGTTGGCTTCAACTCGGTTACCGGGACCATGGGGTTTATCTCGAATATTTGTATCGGCGCGACCGCTCTGGGAGTTGCCAGCAGTATTAAAAACAATAAAGCCCAGAAAGGTATGATCGCCTCCTTTGCCGTAACGGCGCTGTGTGGTGTCACCGAACCTGCATTTTATGGCAGCTTGCTGATGCGACCCAAAGTACTTATTGGTACCGCCGTGGGGGCAGTGAGTGGTGGGGTTATTGCTGGCCTGATGGGGCTTCGCTCTTTCGTTGAAGGTGGATGCCCTGGTCTATTAACGTTTTTATTCTTTGTTGATAAAAGTGGGAGCCTGCATTACGTAATAATTGCCGCAATTGTTGCTGTCGTGGCGATACTGGTATCGTTTTTTGCCACCAGAATCATTTTATCATTAGATAATAAAAATTTGCTTAGCCACCGGACTGTATCTGAATAA
- a CDS encoding oxidoreductase, with the protein MTLHCAFIGFGKSTTRYHLPYVLNRKDTWHVAHIFRRHAKPEEQQPQYQHIHFTSDLDEVLGDPQVKLVVVCTHADSHFEYAKRALEAGKNVLVEKPFTPTLAEAKTLFELARSKGLTVTPYQNRRFDSCFLTAKKAIESGKLGDIVEIESHFDYFRPVAETKPGLPQDGMFYGLGVHTMDQIISLFGRPDHVSYDIRSLRNKANPDDTYEAQLFYGDLKAIVKTSHYVKIDYPKFIVHGTKGSFVKYGIDQQETSLKANIMPGEAGFAADDSIATLEYVNDAGETVREEWPAETGDYGRVYDALYATITEGQPNYVKESEVMTNLEILERGFEQASPSTVTLAK; encoded by the coding sequence ATGACCCTGCATTGCGCATTTATTGGATTTGGCAAAAGCACCACCCGCTATCACCTTCCGTACGTTCTCAACCGCAAAGACACCTGGCATGTGGCGCATATTTTCCGCCGTCATGCGAAACCGGAAGAGCAGCAGCCGCAGTATCAGCATATCCATTTCACCAGCGATCTGGACGAGGTATTAGGGGATCCGCAGGTAAAACTGGTGGTGGTCTGCACCCATGCCGACAGCCATTTTGAGTACGCGAAACGCGCGCTGGAAGCCGGTAAAAACGTACTGGTAGAGAAGCCATTCACGCCGACGCTGGCCGAAGCAAAAACCTTATTTGAACTGGCGAGAAGCAAAGGTCTGACCGTTACGCCGTACCAGAATCGTCGCTTTGATTCCTGCTTCCTGACGGCGAAAAAAGCCATCGAGAGCGGCAAACTGGGGGATATTGTCGAAATCGAAAGCCATTTCGATTACTTCCGTCCGGTGGCGGAAACCAAACCCGGCCTGCCGCAGGATGGCATGTTTTACGGGCTTGGCGTGCACACCATGGATCAGATCATCTCGCTGTTTGGCCGCCCGGATCATGTCTCCTATGACATCCGCAGCCTGCGTAACAAAGCCAACCCGGATGATACCTACGAAGCGCAGCTGTTTTACGGCGACCTGAAAGCCATCGTCAAAACCAGCCACTATGTGAAGATCGACTACCCGAAATTTATCGTCCACGGCACCAAAGGCTCGTTTGTTAAATACGGTATCGATCAGCAGGAAACCAGTCTGAAGGCCAATATCATGCCGGGCGAGGCGGGCTTTGCCGCCGACGATAGCATCGCCACGCTGGAGTACGTTAATGACGCTGGTGAAACCGTGCGTGAAGAGTGGCCTGCGGAAACCGGCGACTATGGCCGGGTCTATGATGCGCTCTACGCCACCATCACTGAGGGGCAGCCGAATTACGTCAAGGAATCTGAAGTAATGACCAACCTCGAGATCCTGGAGCGCGGCTTTGAGCAGGCCTCGCCATCCACCGTAACCCTCGCTAAATAA
- the ggt gene encoding gamma-glutamyltransferase, producing the protein MKQNVVRWVAVAALMAGGCFGVAAAPPPPPPPVSYGVEADVFHPVQAKEGMVASVDAAATRVGVDILKQGGNAVDAAVAVGYALAVTHPQAGNLGGGGFMLLRTKDGQTTAIDFREMAPAQASRDMFLDDQGNPDSKKSLTSHLATGTPGTVAGFSLALEKYGTLPLNKVVQPAIKLARQGFTVNDALAEDLKTYGSEVLPNYENSKAIFWKNGEPLKKGDKLVQANLAKSLEMIAEKGPEAFYKGAIADQIAQEMSKNGGLITKEDLAAYKAVERTPISGTYRGYEVFSMPPPSSGGIHIVQILNILENFDLAKYGFGSADAMQVMAEAEKYAYADRSEYLGDPDFVKVPWQALTNKEYAKSIAQQIDVTKAKPSSQIRPGKLAPYESNQTTHFSVVDKDGNAVSVTYTLNTTFGTGIVAGNTGILLNNEMDDFSAKPGVPNVYGLVGGDANAVGPGKRPLSSMSPTIVVKDGKTWLVTGSPGGSRIITTVLQMVVNSIDFGMNVAEATNAPRFHHQWLPDELRVEKGFSPDTLKLLEQKGQKVAVKEAMGSTQSIMIAPDGMRYGASDPRSVDDLTAGY; encoded by the coding sequence ATGAAACAGAATGTTGTGCGTTGGGTGGCCGTCGCCGCTCTGATGGCAGGGGGATGTTTTGGCGTGGCTGCTGCACCTCCGCCGCCACCGCCGCCGGTGTCATACGGCGTGGAAGCAGATGTCTTCCATCCGGTGCAGGCGAAAGAGGGCATGGTGGCGTCTGTGGATGCGGCAGCGACCCGCGTCGGCGTCGATATTCTTAAGCAGGGCGGTAACGCCGTGGATGCCGCCGTGGCGGTAGGTTATGCGCTGGCGGTTACCCATCCGCAGGCGGGCAATCTGGGCGGCGGCGGGTTTATGCTGCTGCGTACCAAAGACGGGCAGACCACCGCCATCGACTTCCGCGAAATGGCGCCGGCCCAGGCATCGCGCGATATGTTCTTAGACGATCAGGGTAATCCCGACAGTAAAAAATCCCTTACCTCACATTTAGCGACCGGCACGCCGGGCACGGTGGCGGGCTTCTCGCTGGCGCTGGAAAAATACGGCACGCTGCCGCTGAACAAAGTGGTGCAGCCTGCCATCAAACTCGCCAGGCAGGGCTTTACCGTTAACGACGCGCTGGCGGAAGATCTGAAAACCTACGGCAGCGAAGTGTTGCCCAACTATGAAAATAGTAAAGCAATCTTCTGGAAAAACGGTGAGCCGCTGAAAAAAGGCGACAAACTGGTGCAGGCTAATCTGGCTAAAAGCCTGGAGATGATCGCCGAAAAAGGCCCGGAAGCCTTCTACAAAGGCGCGATTGCCGATCAGATCGCCCAGGAGATGAGTAAAAACGGCGGCCTGATCACCAAAGAGGATCTGGCTGCCTATAAAGCCGTTGAGCGCACGCCCATTAGCGGCACCTATCGCGGTTATGAGGTGTTCTCCATGCCGCCGCCGTCCTCCGGCGGGATCCACATCGTGCAGATCCTGAATATCCTCGAAAACTTCGATCTGGCGAAATATGGCTTTGGCAGCGCCGATGCCATGCAGGTGATGGCAGAAGCGGAAAAATATGCTTATGCCGATCGCTCGGAATATTTAGGCGACCCGGATTTTGTGAAGGTGCCGTGGCAGGCGCTGACCAATAAGGAATATGCCAAATCCATCGCCCAGCAGATCGATGTGACAAAGGCGAAGCCGTCGAGCCAGATCCGCCCGGGCAAGCTCGCGCCTTACGAAAGTAATCAGACCACGCATTTCTCGGTAGTGGATAAAGACGGGAACGCCGTCTCAGTCACTTACACCCTGAACACTACGTTCGGAACGGGCATTGTGGCAGGGAATACCGGTATCCTGCTGAATAACGAAATGGATGATTTCTCGGCTAAACCGGGCGTACCTAACGTTTACGGGCTGGTGGGCGGCGATGCGAACGCCGTGGGGCCGGGCAAACGTCCACTGTCGTCGATGTCGCCCACTATCGTGGTAAAAGACGGTAAAACCTGGCTGGTCACCGGCAGTCCGGGAGGCAGCCGTATTATCACGACCGTGCTGCAAATGGTGGTCAACAGCATTGATTTTGGGATGAACGTCGCCGAAGCAACCAACGCGCCGCGCTTCCATCATCAGTGGTTGCCGGACGAGCTGCGCGTGGAAAAAGGCTTCAGCCCGGATACGCTGAAACTGCTGGAACAAAAAGGGCAGAAAGTCGCCGTGAAAGAGGCGATGGGCAGTACGCAGAGCATTATGATCGCCCCTGACGGTATGCGATACGGCGCATCAGATCCGCGCTCGGTGGATGATCTGACGGCGGGGTATTAA
- a CDS encoding DUF2756 family protein translates to MKPYLILAALLPFGAFAQPLNTMNNPNLPDYQIPSQQRMQTQMLNQQSQQKGMLNQQLQSQTRIQQQHLESQINNNSQRIIQSQPGEPTLPRQQPLPNSNGGMLNNSDASLNTQQHMLPQQTNGSMLNQNTGSTPQPNIPLKTISP, encoded by the coding sequence ATGAAACCCTACCTGATTCTGGCGGCATTATTGCCGTTTGGCGCTTTCGCACAGCCGCTTAATACCATGAATAACCCGAATCTGCCGGACTATCAGATCCCGTCGCAGCAGCGGATGCAGACGCAGATGCTTAACCAGCAGTCACAGCAAAAAGGCATGCTGAATCAGCAGTTACAGTCGCAGACCCGTATTCAGCAGCAGCATCTGGAATCGCAGATTAATAACAACTCGCAGCGGATCATCCAGTCCCAGCCGGGCGAACCGACGCTGCCGCGCCAGCAGCCGCTGCCAAACAGCAATGGCGGGATGCTAAATAACAGCGATGCCTCGCTGAATACGCAGCAGCACATGCTGCCGCAGCAGACGAACGGCAGCATGCTGAATCAGAACACCGGCAGCACGCCGCAGCCGAATATCCCGCTGAAAACCATCAGTCCTTAA